The following nucleotide sequence is from Candidatus Bathyarchaeota archaeon.
ACCTATTCCTACTCCAATTCTTCCAGGAGGGCAAGCTTTCCCAATTTTTTCAGCTGCAAAATTTAAAATAAATTTTTTAATAACTTCCACATCATCATTTGGATTGAAAATTTTTAAAATGCTTAAATTTTCTGAGCCAGCACCTTTAGGGGAGACTGTAACTTCCATAAAGTCTCCTTCAACCTGCTCTAAATAAATGAATGGAATAAGTCTTCCAGTGTTATCGCTGGAGTTTATTCTCGTTAAAGGATGAACTATGCTTGGTCTTAATGGAATTTCTTCTGTAGCCTTTCTCACAGCTTTGAAAACAACTTCTTTAATGTTAAAATCAATTTTAAATTTGCTTCCAAATTTAATGAAGAAATTTATCACGCCTGTATCTTGGCAAATAGGCGCCTCCAACTTTTCTGCAAGCTTAACATTTTCAATCATAATTTTTAATTGAGCTTTTCCAAGCGGAGAATTTTCTTT
It contains:
- a CDS encoding fumarate hydratase, giving the protein MKEKLENHLINLIKKAEVTLPKDVFKALKKAYKKENSPLGKAQLKIMIENVKLAEKLEAPICQDTGVINFFIKFGSKFKIDFNIKEVVFKAVRKATEEIPLRPSIVHPLTRINSSDNTGRLIPFIYLEQVEGDFMEVTVSPKGAGSENLSILKIFNPNDDVEVIKKFILNFAAEKIGKACPPGRIGVGIGGTADLAQFLSKKALLRAIGKRNEDNEIAKLEENLLNLINKLGIGPMGLGGEISVFDVGIEYASCHTASLPVGISFQCWVDRRASLKIYSNGEVEELEDSS